In one Bradyrhizobium cosmicum genomic region, the following are encoded:
- a CDS encoding Bug family tripartite tricarboxylate transporter substrate binding protein, which translates to MASFKVTRRTLLGTLAGGLAAGSGLTAHAEDAWPSRMVRLISPYGPGGSNDISLRLLAEEFGRSLHQQFIVENKPGAGTRIANDLVAHAPGDGYTILYVAAPYATAEALFGKLTYDRKDLQPVAMAVIAPLFLIISADAPFKTLPELIAYGKSKPDGLTFASPGAGSQPHLAGELLFRDAGVKGLNIPFRGDAASYTELLAGRVDATLTALPTALPYIQSGKFIVLGVASPERSALYPQAPTLREQGFPNVAAAGWYGFMVPSTTPRAIVDKLQAEILRALAVPAIKDRLTAQGLEVRAGSAAEFGQFIDSETQKWAGLIRAAGLKGE; encoded by the coding sequence GTGGCATCATTCAAGGTCACACGCCGAACCCTGCTGGGCACACTCGCAGGCGGGCTTGCCGCCGGCTCGGGCCTGACGGCGCACGCCGAGGACGCCTGGCCGTCGCGCATGGTGCGGCTGATCTCGCCCTACGGGCCCGGCGGCTCCAATGACATCTCGCTTCGCCTGCTCGCTGAAGAGTTCGGCCGCAGCCTCCACCAGCAGTTCATCGTCGAAAACAAGCCGGGCGCGGGCACGCGCATTGCGAACGATCTCGTCGCGCATGCGCCTGGCGACGGTTATACGATCCTCTACGTCGCCGCGCCCTATGCCACTGCGGAAGCTCTGTTCGGCAAGCTGACCTACGACCGCAAGGATCTCCAGCCGGTCGCGATGGCCGTGATCGCGCCCCTGTTCCTGATCATCAGCGCCGATGCGCCGTTCAAGACGTTGCCGGAGCTGATCGCCTACGGCAAATCGAAACCGGACGGCCTCACCTTCGCCTCGCCCGGCGCCGGCTCGCAGCCGCATCTCGCCGGCGAGCTCCTGTTCCGGGATGCCGGCGTCAAGGGCCTCAACATCCCCTTCCGCGGCGACGCGGCCTCCTACACCGAGCTGCTCGCCGGACGCGTCGACGCCACGCTGACGGCGCTGCCGACCGCGCTGCCCTATATCCAGAGCGGCAAGTTCATCGTGCTTGGCGTCGCCTCACCCGAGCGCAGCGCGCTCTACCCGCAAGCGCCAACCCTGCGCGAGCAGGGCTTCCCCAACGTGGCTGCCGCCGGCTGGTATGGCTTCATGGTGCCATCGACGACGCCGCGCGCGATCGTCGACAAGCTACAGGCCGAGATTCTGCGCGCGCTCGCCGTGCCCGCGATCAAGGACAGGCTGACCGCCCAGGGCCTCGAGGTCCGCGCCGGCAGCGCCGCCGAATTCGGCCAGTTCATCGACAGCGAGACGCAGAAATGGGCCGGGCTGATCCGCGCGGCCGGCCTCAAGGGCGAATGA
- a CDS encoding CaiB/BaiF CoA transferase family protein: MAGPLDGLKVLDIATIIAAPFAATLLADYGAEVLKIEMPGHGDGVRSFPPFKDGKPLWWKAANRNKKFATLDLRTPDGLALFKQLLPRFDVLIENFRPGTLDRWGLSKEVLWSIQPRLVILRATAFGQDGPYRERPGFARIFEAMGGLTYITGESDGEPTHPGYPIGDSIGGLFGAVGVLAALWKRARDPNAPGEEIDLALTEAVFRLLDVLAIEHDQLGSIRGRIGNANGYSAPAAVFRTSDNHWVTLAGSTNALYAANCRAIGRPDLIDDPRFATNDQRVAHAGELNDVFAAWCAAHPLDEVLAKFNAAQGTLAPIYAIDQIASDPQVVAREVITRVADKDFGTVAMTNVVPRFTVDPARLRHAAGDVGKDNREVYRDWLGLSDREIEQLTERKVI; this comes from the coding sequence ATGGCTGGTCCGCTCGACGGATTGAAGGTTCTCGACATCGCGACGATCATCGCCGCGCCGTTTGCCGCAACATTGCTGGCCGACTACGGCGCCGAGGTGCTGAAGATCGAAATGCCCGGACATGGCGACGGCGTGCGATCGTTTCCGCCGTTCAAGGACGGCAAGCCGCTGTGGTGGAAAGCCGCCAACCGCAACAAGAAGTTTGCCACCCTCGATCTGCGCACACCGGACGGACTCGCGCTGTTCAAGCAGTTGCTTCCGCGCTTCGACGTGCTGATCGAGAATTTCCGTCCGGGAACGCTCGATCGCTGGGGCCTTTCCAAAGAGGTGCTGTGGTCGATCCAGCCGCGCCTCGTGATTCTGCGCGCCACCGCCTTCGGGCAGGATGGGCCCTACCGCGAGCGACCGGGCTTCGCCCGGATCTTCGAGGCGATGGGCGGGCTCACCTACATCACCGGTGAGAGCGACGGCGAACCGACCCACCCCGGCTACCCGATCGGGGATTCGATCGGCGGCCTGTTCGGCGCCGTCGGCGTGCTCGCGGCGCTGTGGAAGCGGGCGCGCGACCCGAATGCGCCCGGCGAGGAGATCGACCTCGCGCTCACCGAAGCCGTCTTTCGGCTGCTCGACGTCCTCGCCATCGAGCACGACCAGCTCGGCTCCATTCGCGGCCGCATCGGCAACGCCAACGGCTATTCGGCGCCGGCCGCCGTATTTCGGACCAGCGACAATCACTGGGTGACGCTCGCAGGATCGACCAACGCACTCTATGCAGCGAACTGCCGGGCGATCGGACGGCCCGATCTCATCGACGATCCGCGCTTCGCCACCAACGACCAGCGCGTCGCGCACGCCGGCGAGCTCAACGACGTCTTCGCCGCCTGGTGCGCGGCGCATCCCCTCGACGAGGTCCTCGCCAAATTCAATGCCGCGCAGGGCACGCTCGCACCGATCTACGCGATCGACCAGATCGCGAGCGATCCGCAAGTGGTGGCGCGCGAGGTCATCACGCGCGTCGCGGACAAGGATTTCGGCACCGTCGCCATGACCAACGTCGTTCCGCGCTTCACCGTCGACCCCGCGCGACTACGTCACGCCGCCGGCGACGTCGGCAAGGACAATCGCGAGGTCTACCGGGATTGGCTGGGCCTCTCGGACCGGGAGATCGAACAGCTCACCGAGCGAAAGGTGATCTGA
- a CDS encoding IclR family transcriptional regulator, with the protein MAQTASKPPHASSSAATVLASSADDAAFASTLAKGLVVLEAFKAGTTLLGNMELSTLTGIPRPTVARLTHTLAELGYLTYESERAKYRVGAHALRMAHPLLADMPFRQVARPMMQELAQSVRGTVSIGLLDGTSMIYVETARSGDVGPHVPDIGMPIPVVMTAMGRAAAATLPPADSALLERRIEADDAELWSAFRDRFRAGIAQCTSRGFCTCWGEYMASIHAVAAPLFHTSETKRSFSINCGIPAFRLQPGQLESEIGPRIVALADSIRAVVKQAAPAMPLRKQQRKS; encoded by the coding sequence ATGGCTCAGACCGCGTCCAAACCGCCCCACGCGTCCTCCTCCGCCGCCACGGTGCTGGCGTCGAGCGCCGATGACGCCGCTTTTGCATCGACACTCGCAAAAGGCCTCGTGGTGCTCGAAGCCTTCAAGGCCGGGACGACGCTGCTCGGCAACATGGAGCTGTCGACGCTCACGGGGATTCCGCGGCCGACGGTGGCGCGGCTGACGCATACGCTGGCCGAGCTCGGCTACCTCACTTACGAATCCGAGCGCGCGAAATATCGCGTCGGTGCCCATGCGCTACGCATGGCCCATCCGCTGCTCGCCGACATGCCCTTCCGGCAGGTCGCGCGCCCGATGATGCAGGAACTGGCGCAGAGCGTGCGCGGCACGGTCTCGATCGGCCTGCTCGACGGCACATCGATGATCTATGTCGAGACCGCGCGCTCCGGCGACGTCGGCCCGCACGTCCCCGATATCGGCATGCCCATCCCCGTGGTGATGACCGCGATGGGCCGCGCCGCGGCGGCAACCCTGCCGCCGGCTGATTCCGCCTTGCTCGAAAGGCGCATCGAGGCCGACGACGCCGAGCTATGGTCGGCATTCCGCGACAGATTCCGCGCAGGGATCGCGCAATGCACGAGCCGCGGCTTCTGCACCTGCTGGGGCGAGTACATGGCCTCGATCCACGCAGTCGCCGCGCCGCTGTTTCACACCAGCGAGACGAAGCGGTCGTTCTCCATCAATTGCGGCATCCCCGCGTTCCGGCTCCAGCCTGGCCAGCTGGAGAGCGAGATCGGCCCGCGCATCGTAGCGCTGGCAGACAGCATCCGCGCCGTCGTCAAGCAAGCGGCACCCGCGATGCCGCTGCGTAAACAACAAAGAAAATCATAG